The Gouania willdenowi chromosome 3, fGouWil2.1, whole genome shotgun sequence genome includes a region encoding these proteins:
- the phospho2 gene encoding pyridoxal phosphate phosphatase PHOSPHO2 isoform X1: MKTLMVFDFDHTVVDDNSDTWVIRCLPGQCLPISLRNSYRKGHWTEFMGRAMKYIGEQEVSPDTVQRVMETIPITGGMTDLFQYILENKHSIDCIVISDSNSMFIDWILHAAGLRSCVDKVFTNPAKFNECGYMEVQFHHSHACDQCPVNLCKRKVLEQYLSEQSESGVEYKQVFYVGDGGNDLCPALCLRGQDVVMPRVGYTLEKLLVKLEGHKTNVMLRARIIAWSSGADILDEVKRSLQL; the protein is encoded by the exons ATGAAGACTTTGATGGTGTTTGATTTTGATCACACTGTGGTGGACGACAACAGTGACACCTGGGTGATAAG atGTCTTCCAGGTCAATGTCTTCCAATTTCTTTGAGGAATTCCTACAGGAAAGGCCACTGGACTGAGTTCATGGGCAGAGCGATGAAATACATAG GTGAGCAGGAGGTCAGTCCCGACACTGTCCAAAGAGTGATGGAGACCATCCCCATCACTGGTGGAATGACTGACTTGTTCCAAtatattttggaaaataaacacaGCATTGACTGCATTGTCATCTCAGACTCTAATTCAATGTTTATTGACTGGATTCTCCATGCCGCAGGGCTCCGGTCCTGTGTAGACAAAGTTTTCACCAACCCAGCAAAGTTTAATGAGTGCGGCTACATGGAGGTACAGTTTCATCACTCTCACGCATGCGACCAATGCCCCGTCAACCTCTGCAAGAGAAAAGTTCTGGAACAGTACCTGTCCGAGCAGTCAGAGAGTGGTGTGGAGTACAAGCAGGTGTTTTATGTGGGAGACGGTGGAAACGACCTCTGTCCTGCGCTCTGTCTCAGAGGACAGGATGTGGTGATGCCTAGGGTGGGATACACTCTTGAGAAACTGCTGGTTAAGCTGGAAGGTCACAAGACTAATGTCATGCTCAGGGCGAGAATCATTGCCTGGAGCAGTGGTGCTGACATCCTGGATGAAGTGAAAAGGAGTCTTCagctgtag
- the phospho2 gene encoding pyridoxal phosphate phosphatase PHOSPHO2 isoform X2 produces the protein MGRAMKYIGEQEVSPDTVQRVMETIPITGGMTDLFQYILENKHSIDCIVISDSNSMFIDWILHAAGLRSCVDKVFTNPAKFNECGYMEVQFHHSHACDQCPVNLCKRKVLEQYLSEQSESGVEYKQVFYVGDGGNDLCPALCLRGQDVVMPRVGYTLEKLLVKLEGHKTNVMLRARIIAWSSGADILDEVKRSLQL, from the exons ATGGGCAGAGCGATGAAATACATAG GTGAGCAGGAGGTCAGTCCCGACACTGTCCAAAGAGTGATGGAGACCATCCCCATCACTGGTGGAATGACTGACTTGTTCCAAtatattttggaaaataaacacaGCATTGACTGCATTGTCATCTCAGACTCTAATTCAATGTTTATTGACTGGATTCTCCATGCCGCAGGGCTCCGGTCCTGTGTAGACAAAGTTTTCACCAACCCAGCAAAGTTTAATGAGTGCGGCTACATGGAGGTACAGTTTCATCACTCTCACGCATGCGACCAATGCCCCGTCAACCTCTGCAAGAGAAAAGTTCTGGAACAGTACCTGTCCGAGCAGTCAGAGAGTGGTGTGGAGTACAAGCAGGTGTTTTATGTGGGAGACGGTGGAAACGACCTCTGTCCTGCGCTCTGTCTCAGAGGACAGGATGTGGTGATGCCTAGGGTGGGATACACTCTTGAGAAACTGCTGGTTAAGCTGGAAGGTCACAAGACTAATGTCATGCTCAGGGCGAGAATCATTGCCTGGAGCAGTGGTGCTGACATCCTGGATGAAGTGAAAAGGAGTCTTCagctgtag
- the syap1 gene encoding synapse-associated protein 1: MFKGFGTWLGLESPPHTVSADDTDGLIAEQEEKVVEAQNVVNKQQAAAENDEEQQTHSSELSKGLGDYIFNFASNATKKISESVVETAQTLKKSVEEGKIDGIIDKTFLGDFQKEQEKFVQGNKAKKSDTAVPPWVGYNEEETIQQQILALSADKRNFLRDPPAGVQFHFDMEQMYPLAAVMLEEDQVLNRMRFDLVPKHVKEDVFWRNYFYRVSLVKQSAQLTALAAQQQKDGEERKVVSPEDIVLAVNVRPKTPPVSISDKQKTPPEEEEEMEMSTSPGVSEFVSDAFDSTGINQEDLRKEMEQLVLDSKESVPSPDDESADWEKELQQELQEYEVVSGSDNKDDQWDQEIEKMLQADES, encoded by the exons ATGTTTAAAGGTTTTGGAACTTGGTTGGGATTAGAGAGCCCACCGCACACCGTGTCAGCGGATGACACTGATGGTTTGATCGCAGAGCAGGAAGAAAAGGTGGTGGAAGCTCAGAATGTGGTAAACAAACAGCAAGCAGCAGCGGAGAATGATGAGGAGCAGCAGACACACAGCTCCGAGCTCAGCAAGGGCCTGGGAG ATTACATCTTCAATTTCGCCTCTAATGCCACCAAGAAGATCTCAGAGTCAGTGGTGGAGACAGCTCAGACCCTCAAGAAGTCAGTGGAGGAAGGAAAGATCGATGGCATCATTGACAAG acATTTCTTGGAGACTTTCAAAAGGAGCAGGAAAAGTTTGTCCAAGGAAACAAGGCCAAAAAATCAG ACACAGCGGTGCCTCCCTGGGTCGGCTACAATGAGGAAGAGACAATCCAGCAGCAGATCCTGGCTCTGTCAGCT GATAAGAGGAATTTTTTGCGAGATCCTCCTGCTGGAGTACAGTTCCACTTTGACATGGAGCAGATGTACCCTCTGGCTGCAGTGATGCTAGAGGAGGACCAGGTCCTCAACCGCATGCGCTTCGACCTGGTCCCCAAACA TGTGAAGGAGGATGTGTTTTGGAGGAACTATTTCTACCGAGtgtctctggtcaaacagtcgGCTCAGCTCACGGCGCTTGCAGCTCAGCAGCAGAAGGACGGGGAAGAGAGGAAGGTTGTTTCACCGGAGGACATTGTCCTAGCGG TCAACGTCAGACCAAAAACTCCTCCAGTTTCAATCAGTGACAAGCAGAAG ACACCaccagaggaagaggaggagatggAGATGTCTACAAGTCCTGGGGTGTCGGAGTTTGTTAGCGATGCTTTTGACTCAACGGGTATCAACCAGGAGGATCTGAGGAAAGAGATGGAGCAGCTGGTGCTGGATAGTAAGGAGAGTGTCCCGTCTCCTGATG ATGAGTCAGCCGATTGGGAGAAGGAGCTGCAGCAAGAACTCCAGGAGTACGAGGTTGTCTCTGGGTCAGACAATAAGGACGACCAGTGGGATCAGGAGATCGAGAAGATGCTTCAAGCGGATGAAAGTTAG